In Gemmatimonadota bacterium, the genomic stretch AACTGGAAGGTAATCAGCGCCTTTCTCAGCATTGATTGGGAGACTCCGGTTTTCGACGCGCCGCCCACAACCGCCACCGGCTTGAATGAAGCCAGAACGAACGCGGGGTACCCGCCGGCAGCGAGTCCCGCAAACATTGCAATGGCCGCCAGGGCCGGAAGCAGCCAGGCGGATTCGTAATTCATCTCCAGCATTTTGCCGGACAACTGGTTGAACTGCGGCAGAAGCAGGTGGACCAGTCCCAGCGCCACAACCAGCGCAATAAAGGAGAAGAAGACCGACTCGCCGATAAACTGCCTGATCAGCTGAACCCGTTGAGCCCCCAGTACCTTTCGAACGCCGACCTCCTGCATTCGCCGAGCGGCGCGGGCGGTGGAAAGGTTCATGAAATTGAAGCAGGCGAGGAGCAGAATGAAAACGGCCACCGAGGAGAAGATGTAAACGTACCGGATGTCGCCGTTCGCTTCGATCTCGTTATTCAGATTCGAATGAAGGTGGATATCGGTGATAGATTGCAGATAAGGTCGCATTTCGACGCCGACGGACTCGAGGCGTTCGCCGAAGTACTTGTCCATAAACTGAGGGAGTTTTCTTTCCAGATCGTCGGCTGTATATCCTTCCTTGAGCAGGAAATAGGTATACATGGTGGAATTCAGGTTCTGTATCGTGGTCGGCTCGAAGTATATGCCCGCCGCCGCCGTGGTGGCGAAGGAGGCCAGAAAGTCCGCGTGGAAATGCGAGTTCTTCGGCAGGTCCCGCATGATCCCCGTAACCGTAAACATGTATTTGTCGTCCGCGGCGATCACTTTCCCTATCGGGTTTTCATCTCCGAAGTACTTCTCAACCATGGATTCTGAAACCACCACGGCATGGGGCTCTGCCAGGGCCGTTTTCGCATTTCCCTGAACGAGCGGGATGGTGAAAATGTCAAAGACCGATGAATCCGCCACGACAAAGTGTTTCTCGTATGCCCGCTTGTCGCTGTAACGAACGAGCCAGCGGGAATTCGCCGGCTTAAGCCGGGTGAAATGCTCGATTTCGGGGTATTCCATCGCCAGTACCGGCGCCCAGGACGGAGGGGTAAATGCCGACTCGTTGGTCTTGCCGTCCGCGGTATCGGATTTTACCAGGCGGTAGATTCTTTCCTTCTTCTCGTGGTGCTGGTCGTAGCTGAGCTCGTCCTGCACGTAGAGCATGATCAGTATGCAACTGGTAATGCCGACGGCCAGTCCCAGCACGTTGATCGCCGAATACCCTTTGTACCTGAGCAGGTGCCTTATCGCGGTGGCCAGGTAGTTTCTGAACATGACGCTGTTCCGACAAGCTCGAACGTCCCGATCGTTCCGGGTATTCGGCGTATAATGATGCGGAAGAGTTGGACCCGTTCAGTCCGTCTGTTAGACGATTCTCACCGGACAAATGTCAAATATAAATAAAACGGACTCGTGATGTGTATCCGTGATTCCCGATCGGCGGCCGTTTGCCCCGGCTACAGCTTGTAGTTCCCGGCGTTGATTGTAAGCGTTCCGTCTTCGTGCTCTTCGTGTTCTCCCTGCTCCCCCTGCGCCTCTTCGTCACTTTCCGCCCCTTCGGCCGCATCGTGCATCGTGCCTTCATTGACGACCGTTCTTGCTTCGACCGCGCTCATCTGGTCCGGAAAGCAGGTTATCGTACCCCAGTTGTAAACTGCGGCCAGGCGATCATAGAGGACCCCGGCGTCCACGTCTTCTTCGATGGTCACGTTTCCCGAATTGTACAATGTGGCGGTCCCGTCGATCAGATCCAGACGCGACTGGCGAAGCGTGAGGTCGGTCTCTACCACCCAAAGGGCGCCCTCATAGAAGAAGACATCGGTGTTCAGTGTATCGCATACGCCCGAAAAGACTTCGCTCAGCGGTTCAGGGCACAGGACCTTGCCCGTGCAGACGAGACTGTCGAGGGCCCGGTCCAATGCGTCTGCGTCAATGTCTTCATGAATCGTGACGTTGACGGCAGTGTAGACCTTCCTCCCCTTCCATGACCGGATGCTTCCGGCAGTCAGCAACAGGTCGCGTTCGATCACTTCATGGTCGTCTGGCACAACGGTAGTCTGCGGAGTACCGGCCCCGGGATCATACTTGGAACGAAGCACGCGAACGTTTCCCGCGCGGCAGAGGACATTGCCTCTGACGTGGACGGTATTGAGCTTCCGGTCGAGCGCGTCGTTCGGCACAGGCTCCGGAATCTTTAGATTCCCGGTGATGACCAGGTCCGCGCCATCGGCCAGCGCTGCCAGATAGACTTCATCCAGCACGACGTCGCCGTTAATGAGTTGCGCGGAGGCCCTGTACGAAACGAGGCCGCCCATATTGGACGTCAGTTTATTCGTAATCGGTCCGGCCACGTGCTCCGGATACAGGATATTCCCCATGTTGATGATTTCACTCCATGATTCGTCCACTCCCTCGGCGGTGACATCCGGTTCGAGCGTGATGTTGCTCATGTTCAGGATAAGAAACGGCTCTGCTTCACCGGAAAACGCATCACGGCCCATGATCTCATCTGCCATAACCGTCTTCAGCCTAACTTCTTTGGAGACTTCGATCAGGGTTCCCATGTTATTGGAAAACATCGACAGAAAGTCCCTGGTTTCCGGCGTAACCAATACGGTGCCGGCATTGACATGCAGAATCCTGGACGCCACCTGTTCCGTGGTTTCCCGCATGTCCAGGGTGCCGCAATTGATTCGAACCGAACGGGGGGCGCGCTCGTCGAGGTTCATTGTAATCCTCCTGTCCTTTGGTTTAGCATGCATCCGCAAACGAGAACCAGTAACTGAGGTGCCTCGGCATCATTTATCCGCGTATTCGATGACGACGCATCGTCAGGCGAATCGGGACCTTCGCGCACGCAGCTTCCTG encodes the following:
- a CDS encoding FtsX-like permease family protein, with amino-acid sequence MFRNYLATAIRHLLRYKGYSAINVLGLAVGITSCILIMLYVQDELSYDQHHEKKERIYRLVKSDTADGKTNESAFTPPSWAPVLAMEYPEIEHFTRLKPANSRWLVRYSDKRAYEKHFVVADSSVFDIFTIPLVQGNAKTALAEPHAVVVSESMVEKYFGDENPIGKVIAADDKYMFTVTGIMRDLPKNSHFHADFLASFATTAAAGIYFEPTTIQNLNSTMYTYFLLKEGYTADDLERKLPQFMDKYFGERLESVGVEMRPYLQSITDIHLHSNLNNEIEANGDIRYVYIFSSVAVFILLLACFNFMNLSTARAARRMQEVGVRKVLGAQRVQLIRQFIGESVFFSFIALVVALGLVHLLLPQFNQLSGKMLEMNYESAWLLPALAAIAMFAGLAAGGYPAFVLASFKPVAVVGGASKTGVSQSMLRKALITFQFTLSIVMIIGTAVVLDQVDYIQHKKLGFDKKHLVVIRLPDQTAVLGYPAYKRGVMQYPEIVNVSSSASVPGTPTSLNLIQPEGFPEDQSPLVSTIWADFDFVETMDIEIKSGRSLSREFVSDNNAVVINETAARTFGWEDPIGKTFRYPGAPDTYPSREVIGVMSDFHHQSLHQRIEPMIVMYWVEGRFMVVRLQGRNLSRGLEILQAQWRETYPGHPDMDFYFLDQELERQYAAEQRLGSVFIAGAVLSILIACLGLLGLASYMAEQRTREIGVRKVLGATISNVVLLLSKEFTRLFALAFVIGASAGYFMMQVWLDNFPYRIDLNLWVFVSAGLAALFITWLTVGYHALKAATANPVDALRAG